The proteins below are encoded in one region of Geobacter sp.:
- the nuoK gene encoding NADH-quinone oxidoreductase subunit NuoK, whose amino-acid sequence MIVPLLHILILAAILFCLGLACVLVWRSNVIMLLIGIEIMLNAAMLVFVGGAAHWRTLDGQVFALLIMAMTSAEVSLALAMVVYLQRKRKTVDVDEFRELKG is encoded by the coding sequence ATGATCGTGCCGCTCCTCCACATCCTGATCCTCGCCGCCATCCTCTTCTGCCTGGGGCTGGCCTGCGTGCTGGTCTGGCGCAGCAACGTCATCATGCTGCTGATCGGCATCGAGATCATGCTCAATGCCGCCATGCTCGTCTTCGTTGGCGGAGCGGCCCACTGGCGCACCCTGGACGGCCAGGTCTTCGCCCTCTTGATCATGGCCATGACCTCGGCCGAGGTGTCGCTCGCCCTGGCCATGGTGGTCTACCTGCAGCGCAAGCGCAAGACCGTGGACGTGGATGAATTCCGGGAGCTGAAAGGGTGA
- a CDS encoding NADH-quinone oxidoreductase subunit J produces MEQALFYILAAVTVIATLFAITEKHPVHAIVYLVTSFFALAVVFYLLLAPLVAVFEVIIYAGAVMVLFLFVIMMLDLGHPEKGHRPTLARWLPALLLAGIILGSVLLLAGSYLPAQPATTGSMGVHDFAVTLFSRYGVAVEIISMQLLFAVVGALYLGRRR; encoded by the coding sequence ATGGAACAGGCCCTCTTCTACATACTGGCTGCAGTCACCGTCATCGCCACCCTCTTTGCCATCACCGAGAAGCACCCGGTGCATGCCATCGTCTACCTGGTCACCTCGTTCTTCGCCCTGGCCGTGGTCTTCTACCTGCTGCTGGCCCCGCTGGTGGCGGTCTTCGAAGTGATCATCTACGCCGGCGCCGTCATGGTCCTCTTCCTCTTCGTCATCATGATGCTCGACCTGGGGCATCCGGAAAAGGGGCACCGCCCGACGCTGGCTCGCTGGCTGCCGGCCCTGCTCCTTGCCGGGATCATCCTCGGCTCGGTGCTGCTCCTGGCGGGCAGCTACCTGCCGGCCCAACCGGCAACCACCGGCAGCATGGGGGTCCACGACTTCGCCGTCACCCTCTTCAGCCGCTACGGCGTGGCAGTGGAAATCATCTCCATGCAGCTGCTGTTTGCAGTCGTCGGAGCGCTCTACCTCGGGAGGCGCAGATGA
- the nuoI gene encoding NADH-quinone oxidoreductase subunit NuoI codes for MNIFSDIKAISVGMFTTWKHIFRRPVTIQYPEEKRTPYPRYRARIVLTRDPDGGERCVACYLCSAACPVDCISMEAAEMEDGRRFAAWFRINFSRCIFCGLCAEACPTLAIQMTPDFEICKRDIMDLVYEKEDLLIAGCGKDASYNFYRHAGIGIAQPRGKGAEECPPVDVRGLLP; via the coding sequence ATGAACATTTTCAGCGACATCAAGGCCATCTCGGTCGGCATGTTCACCACCTGGAAGCATATCTTCCGCCGGCCGGTGACCATCCAGTATCCCGAGGAGAAGCGGACCCCCTATCCACGCTATCGGGCCAGGATCGTCCTCACCCGCGACCCGGACGGCGGCGAGCGGTGCGTGGCCTGTTATCTCTGCTCCGCTGCCTGCCCGGTGGACTGCATCTCCATGGAAGCGGCCGAGATGGAAGACGGACGGCGCTTTGCCGCCTGGTTCCGGATCAACTTCTCCCGTTGCATCTTCTGCGGCCTCTGCGCCGAGGCCTGCCCCACCCTGGCAATCCAGATGACTCCGGACTTCGAGATCTGCAAGCGCGACATCATGGACCTGGTCTATGAAAAGGAAGACCTGCTCATCGCCGGCTGCGGCAAGGACGCAAGCTACAACTTCTACCGTCACGCCGGCATCGGCATCGCCCAGCCGCGCGGCAAAGGGGCAGAGGAGTGCCCGCCCGTGGACGTGCGGGGGCTCTTGCCCTAA
- a CDS encoding ankyrin repeat domain-containing protein — MVNVNMKDRHGHSPLMEAAKTGDLEGVKDLLKREAEVDARSEKGKTALHYAAANGHVEVVKLLIEHGAEIDARDRDGHTPLMFAAIYGCNHTVQALLVNGADTHARTRVGNTALVYAENNNHPITLALLKKAQRPKEATA; from the coding sequence ATGGTGAATGTCAACATGAAGGACAGGCATGGGCACTCGCCGCTTATGGAGGCCGCCAAGACCGGAGACCTGGAGGGGGTCAAAGACCTCCTGAAACGCGAAGCTGAAGTGGATGCACGCAGTGAAAAGGGAAAGACTGCTCTCCATTACGCCGCCGCCAACGGTCATGTCGAGGTGGTCAAACTGCTGATCGAACATGGCGCCGAAATCGACGCACGGGACCGCGACGGTCACACCCCCCTGATGTTCGCCGCGATCTATGGCTGCAACCACACCGTCCAGGCACTGCTGGTCAATGGCGCCGACACCCATGCCCGCACCAGGGTCGGCAACACCGCCCTGGTCTATGCAGAAAACAACAATCACCCCATTACCCTGGCCCTTTTGAAAAAAGCGCAACGTCCCAAGGAAGCAACGGCCTGA
- the nuoH gene encoding NADH-quinone oxidoreductase subunit NuoH has translation MDISIMLILAKIGLVFFAILTAAAYLVFAERKVLAWIQDRKGPNRVGPLGLLQPLADLIKMLAKEDVKPDGADRWLFYLAPAMAAIPAIMIFSVIPFGAPLTLLGEDVPLQVADPHVGLLFFMALSSIAVYGVALGGWASNSKYALLGAIRGLAQLISYELSMGLSLVPTVMLARSFRLSDIVAAQGGGNWFILTQPLAFAIFFISILAECKRIPFDIPEAEGELVAGFHTEYSGMRFGLFFVGEYINVIVLGGLAATFFLGGWHGPLLPPSLWFIIKVLAFAFVFIWMRGTLPRLRYDQLMHLGWKVLTPLALINILVTGWWLQLL, from the coding sequence ATGGACATCTCAATCATGCTCATCCTGGCCAAGATCGGCCTGGTCTTTTTTGCAATCCTCACCGCGGCGGCCTACCTGGTCTTTGCCGAACGGAAGGTACTTGCCTGGATCCAGGACCGCAAGGGGCCGAACCGGGTCGGGCCGCTGGGGCTTCTGCAGCCGCTGGCCGACCTGATCAAGATGCTCGCCAAGGAGGATGTCAAGCCGGACGGGGCCGACAGGTGGCTCTTCTACCTCGCCCCGGCCATGGCCGCCATCCCGGCGATCATGATCTTCAGCGTCATCCCCTTCGGCGCCCCCCTGACCCTTCTGGGTGAGGACGTACCGCTGCAGGTGGCTGACCCGCATGTGGGGCTCCTCTTCTTCATGGCCCTCTCCTCCATCGCCGTCTACGGTGTCGCCCTGGGGGGATGGGCCTCCAACTCCAAGTACGCCCTGCTCGGCGCGATCCGCGGCCTGGCGCAGCTCATCTCCTACGAGCTTTCCATGGGGCTCTCCCTGGTGCCGACGGTGATGCTCGCCCGCTCCTTCCGGCTGTCGGACATCGTCGCCGCGCAAGGCGGCGGCAACTGGTTCATCCTCACCCAGCCCCTGGCCTTTGCCATCTTCTTCATCAGCATCCTTGCCGAGTGCAAGCGGATACCCTTCGACATCCCCGAGGCCGAGGGAGAACTGGTGGCGGGCTTCCACACCGAATACTCCGGCATGCGCTTCGGGCTCTTTTTCGTCGGTGAATACATCAACGTCATCGTGCTGGGGGGACTGGCCGCAACATTTTTTCTCGGCGGATGGCATGGGCCATTGCTTCCGCCCTCACTCTGGTTTATCATAAAGGTGCTTGCCTTCGCCTTTGTCTTCATCTGGATGCGGGGGACGCTGCCACGCCTGCGCTACGACCAGTTGATGCACCTCGGCTGGAAAGTATTGACTCCCTTAGCTTTGATTAATATACTTGTCACCGGTTGGTGGCTGCAGTTGCTGTAG
- the nuoG gene encoding NADH-quinone oxidoreductase subunit NuoG: protein MPRLIIDRISVEVPPGTSVLEAAKTVGIWIPHFCSHPALGNVGACRLCAVKLLDGPVKGLQMSCMLPAQDGMVVSTTDEEALAMRRNVIEWLMLNHPHDCPVCDEGGECLLQDYTVAGGHGIRRYQGKKRTHRNQNLGPHIQHEMNRCIQCYRCVRFYQEYAGGTDFGVMGSAGRVYYGRFADGDLESPFSGNLVDICPTGVFTDKTARFRARYWDYQMAPSVCPHCSLGCNTTPAARYRELLKTMARRNDAVNGWFICDRGRFSNATVNDPARPRMPLVDGEEVSWQAALDTLMVRLAELGELYGPESLAIVGSPRLALEGNALLLRLAGLLGAGVLCYFADQEEGERVAAVVDLLAGGNAASMADVRQADCVVILESDLRDEGPMMLLAVRQAWRNGAPVFLVGKHAPLDQARSVSVEAIELSFLEEVPLGIFERAVVICGTGNNAPAAIAMLARTEAKVACLLPGPNAFGAGLLAKEHGTATLAEAVASGKVKGILALEADIPAEFLAEVPFVAAADWLPTPAVRQAQVVLPTTAWVEMDGTYINNEGRAQRFRQVMTPGIPNRSPSPGPQDGTLHPPRVHRLEPPGSLPLSAQHLLVSLLERLGDDVTDPFTGNREQLRDLETTEQGRLIHEIS, encoded by the coding sequence ATGCCAAGGCTGATCATCGACCGGATATCGGTGGAGGTCCCCCCAGGCACGAGCGTGCTGGAGGCGGCCAAGACCGTCGGGATCTGGATCCCCCATTTCTGTTCCCACCCGGCCCTGGGAAACGTGGGAGCCTGCCGGCTCTGCGCGGTGAAGCTCCTGGACGGGCCGGTGAAGGGGCTCCAGATGTCGTGCATGCTGCCGGCCCAGGACGGCATGGTGGTCTCCACCACCGACGAGGAGGCGCTGGCCATGCGCCGAAACGTCATCGAATGGCTGATGCTCAACCACCCCCACGACTGCCCGGTCTGCGACGAGGGGGGCGAATGCCTGCTGCAGGATTACACCGTTGCGGGCGGGCACGGCATCCGGCGCTACCAGGGGAAAAAGCGGACCCACCGCAACCAGAACCTGGGGCCGCATATCCAGCACGAGATGAACCGCTGCATCCAGTGCTACCGCTGCGTCCGCTTCTACCAGGAATATGCGGGCGGGACCGACTTCGGGGTCATGGGGAGCGCCGGCCGCGTCTACTACGGCCGCTTTGCCGACGGCGACCTGGAATCCCCCTTCAGCGGCAACCTGGTGGACATCTGCCCCACCGGCGTCTTCACCGACAAAACCGCCCGCTTCCGTGCCCGCTACTGGGACTACCAGATGGCCCCCTCCGTCTGCCCCCACTGCTCCCTGGGGTGCAACACCACCCCGGCCGCCCGTTACCGGGAACTCCTCAAGACCATGGCACGGCGCAACGACGCGGTCAACGGCTGGTTCATCTGCGACCGGGGCCGTTTCTCCAATGCCACCGTGAACGACCCGGCGCGGCCACGGATGCCGCTGGTGGACGGGGAGGAAGTTTCCTGGCAGGCAGCCCTGGACACCCTCATGGTGCGGCTCGCCGAGCTGGGAGAACTGTACGGACCGGAAAGCCTGGCAATCGTCGGCTCCCCCCGGCTGGCACTGGAGGGGAACGCCCTCCTCCTCCGGCTGGCCGGCCTGCTCGGAGCGGGCGTTCTCTGCTACTTTGCCGACCAGGAGGAAGGGGAGCGGGTCGCAGCCGTCGTCGACCTCCTGGCCGGAGGCAATGCCGCTTCCATGGCAGACGTGCGGCAGGCCGACTGTGTCGTCATCCTGGAATCAGATCTCCGGGATGAGGGGCCCATGATGCTTCTGGCGGTCCGGCAGGCATGGCGCAACGGTGCCCCGGTCTTCCTGGTGGGGAAACACGCGCCGCTGGATCAGGCACGGTCCGTCTCCGTCGAAGCCATCGAACTCAGTTTCCTGGAAGAGGTCCCGCTGGGGATATTCGAGCGGGCCGTGGTCATCTGCGGGACCGGGAACAACGCCCCAGCCGCCATTGCAATGCTTGCCCGGACCGAGGCCAAGGTCGCATGCCTCCTGCCCGGCCCCAATGCCTTCGGCGCAGGGCTCCTGGCGAAAGAGCACGGGACTGCCACCCTTGCCGAGGCAGTAGCCTCGGGGAAGGTGAAAGGGATTCTCGCTCTGGAGGCCGACATCCCGGCAGAGTTCCTGGCCGAGGTCCCCTTCGTGGCCGCTGCCGACTGGTTGCCGACCCCGGCCGTGCGGCAGGCACAGGTCGTGCTCCCCACCACTGCCTGGGTGGAGATGGACGGCACCTATATCAACAACGAGGGGCGGGCCCAGCGCTTCCGGCAGGTCATGACGCCGGGAATCCCCAACCGCTCCCCATCCCCAGGACCGCAGGACGGGACCCTGCACCCGCCGCGGGTCCATCGTCTCGAACCGCCCGGCAGCCTCCCGCTTTCGGCTCAGCACCTGCTGGTCAGCCTGCTGGAGCGGCTCGGAGATGATGTAACAGACCCGTTCACCGGCAACCGGGAACAACTGCGCGATCTGGAAACAACCGAACAAGGGAGGCTCATCCATGAAATTTCCTAG
- a CDS encoding diguanylate cyclase, giving the protein MTEPEKELLWAMTEQLSALLRGEPASAVAATSGDPVEVRALAEAVDRLILAFSEARPFLMALAAGDLDQEPPPRNQLVAPFKELHSSLRHLTWQTQQIAAGDLTQQVDFLGGFSAAFNKLIDSLRDKQQAEEQLRYVSSHDTLTSVYNRCYFNEELARLDRGRHFPVSIIVVDLDRLKEINDTRGHAAGDRLIQQAARVLTSAVRVEDVVARIGGDEFAIILAGADLEAAARVIERIRDGEAAHNADEPEFPLGMSLGVATATSRGDLDMTHKQADRLMYEDKAVRRHNMTRSGL; this is encoded by the coding sequence ATGACAGAGCCAGAGAAAGAACTGCTCTGGGCCATGACCGAGCAGCTCTCGGCCCTGCTCCGCGGAGAACCTGCCTCGGCGGTTGCGGCCACCAGCGGAGATCCGGTCGAGGTCAGGGCGTTGGCCGAGGCAGTGGACCGCCTGATTCTCGCCTTTTCCGAAGCACGACCGTTTCTCATGGCGCTGGCAGCAGGAGACCTGGATCAGGAGCCGCCCCCCCGCAACCAGCTGGTCGCGCCGTTCAAGGAACTCCACTCCTCCCTGCGCCATCTGACCTGGCAGACCCAGCAGATCGCAGCGGGTGATCTGACCCAGCAGGTCGACTTTCTCGGCGGCTTCTCTGCCGCCTTCAACAAGCTGATCGACTCCCTGCGCGACAAGCAGCAGGCAGAGGAACAGCTGCGCTACGTGAGCAGCCACGACACCCTGACCAGCGTCTACAACCGCTGCTATTTCAACGAGGAGCTGGCGCGGCTGGACCGGGGGCGTCACTTCCCGGTCAGCATCATCGTGGTCGACCTGGACCGGCTCAAGGAGATCAACGATACCCGGGGCCACGCCGCCGGCGACCGCCTCATCCAGCAGGCAGCACGGGTACTGACGTCAGCGGTCAGGGTCGAGGACGTGGTGGCGCGCATCGGCGGCGACGAATTCGCGATCATCCTCGCCGGTGCCGACCTGGAGGCAGCCGCCAGGGTTATCGAACGAATCAGGGACGGAGAGGCGGCCCATAACGCGGACGAGCCGGAATTCCCCCTCGGCATGTCGCTGGGGGTGGCAACTGCCACGAGCCGCGGGGACCTGGACATGACCCACAAGCAGGCGGACCGGCTGATGTACGAGGACAAGGCGGTCCGCAGGCACAACATGACGCGGAGCGGACTGTAA
- a CDS encoding 4-vinyl reductase, producing MGAEGAGRSRFQWENLGDMATARPNLGPTTNILVYRLMQYTLRDVLTERYGSDEASRIVREAGQLAGEEFCRNLLDTTLPFNPFVALLQERLKTLGIGILRIEKSDAQAMEFVLTVSEDLDCSGLPIIGETVCEYDEGFIAGIFSVYTGRPFTAREIDCWATGERTCRFLTKPAGEETP from the coding sequence ATGGGCGCTGAAGGGGCCGGCCGGAGCCGGTTTCAATGGGAAAACCTGGGCGACATGGCCACGGCCCGGCCCAACCTGGGGCCGACCACCAATATCCTGGTCTACCGCCTGATGCAGTACACCCTGCGGGACGTGCTCACCGAGCGCTACGGCAGCGACGAGGCAAGCCGGATCGTGCGGGAGGCGGGGCAGCTGGCCGGCGAGGAGTTCTGCCGCAACCTGCTGGATACGACCCTCCCGTTCAACCCCTTTGTCGCGCTGCTCCAGGAACGGTTGAAGACCCTCGGGATCGGGATCCTGCGGATCGAGAAGAGCGACGCCCAGGCCATGGAGTTCGTGCTGACGGTCTCCGAGGATCTGGATTGCTCCGGACTGCCGATCATCGGCGAAACGGTCTGCGAATACGACGAGGGGTTCATCGCCGGCATCTTCAGTGTCTATACCGGACGGCCGTTCACGGCCCGCGAGATCGACTGCTGGGCCACCGGCGAACGGACCTGCCGGTTCCTCACAAAACCGGCTGGGGAGGAAACCCCATGA
- the nuoF gene encoding NADH-quinone oxidoreductase subunit NuoF has protein sequence MEQVLFRHNRPGRPVTFAEYRAGGGFLALEKGLKEMAPAEVQQVVIDSNLRGRGGAGFPTGKKWSFVPRDLPGPRWLICNCDEMEPGTYKDRILLEANPYSLVEGIVLASYAIGCSHAFIFIRRGYETAAANLRQAIAEAKQAGLLGENILGSGFSCTVDLHVSAGRYICGEETALMNALEGRRANPRAKPPFPAVKGLWGGPTVVNNVETLANIPDIVAKGAAWFKGLAAIPEAAGTKLFCVSGHVRNTACIELPLGTTLGAIIDGPCGGMRPGSRFKACIPGGASTPYLTADHFNVPMDFDTVARAGSRLGTGGIVVLDQETCMVAATLNMVSFYARESCGWCTPCREGLPFVQEILTRIERGEGSVDDIAILAGHVKYLNYAFCALAPGAMGPVEGLLRLFEEEIREHIIQKRCPFAGKMHRTGEAHGR, from the coding sequence GTGGAACAGGTTCTCTTCCGACATAACAGGCCTGGCCGGCCTGTCACCTTTGCCGAGTACCGGGCCGGCGGCGGCTTTCTGGCCCTGGAAAAGGGGCTGAAGGAGATGGCGCCCGCCGAGGTCCAGCAGGTGGTGATCGATTCCAACCTGCGCGGACGCGGCGGAGCCGGTTTCCCCACCGGCAAGAAATGGTCCTTCGTCCCCCGCGACCTGCCGGGGCCGCGCTGGCTCATCTGCAACTGCGACGAGATGGAGCCCGGCACCTACAAGGACCGCATCCTGCTGGAGGCCAACCCCTACTCGCTGGTGGAGGGGATCGTCCTCGCCTCCTACGCCATCGGCTGTAGCCACGCCTTCATCTTCATCCGTCGCGGCTACGAGACCGCGGCTGCCAACCTGCGGCAGGCCATCGCCGAGGCGAAGCAGGCCGGGCTTCTTGGTGAAAACATCCTGGGGAGCGGCTTTTCCTGCACGGTCGATCTGCACGTCTCTGCCGGTCGCTATATCTGCGGCGAGGAGACGGCGCTGATGAACGCCCTGGAAGGAAGACGGGCCAATCCGCGCGCCAAGCCCCCGTTCCCGGCAGTAAAGGGGCTCTGGGGGGGGCCGACGGTGGTGAACAACGTGGAGACCCTGGCCAACATCCCGGATATCGTCGCGAAGGGTGCCGCCTGGTTCAAGGGGCTGGCAGCCATCCCCGAGGCGGCCGGCACCAAGCTCTTCTGCGTCAGCGGCCATGTGCGGAACACCGCCTGTATCGAGCTGCCGCTGGGGACGACGCTGGGAGCCATCATCGACGGGCCCTGCGGCGGCATGCGTCCGGGGAGCCGTTTCAAAGCCTGCATCCCCGGCGGCGCCTCGACCCCCTACCTCACGGCCGACCATTTCAACGTACCGATGGATTTCGACACCGTTGCCAGGGCCGGCTCCCGGCTCGGCACCGGCGGCATCGTGGTGCTCGATCAGGAGACCTGCATGGTTGCCGCCACCCTGAACATGGTCTCCTTCTATGCCAGGGAGTCGTGCGGCTGGTGCACCCCCTGCCGGGAAGGGCTGCCGTTCGTGCAGGAGATCCTGACGAGGATCGAGCGCGGAGAGGGGAGCGTGGACGACATCGCCATCCTTGCCGGGCATGTGAAGTACCTGAACTATGCGTTCTGCGCCCTTGCACCGGGAGCCATGGGGCCGGTGGAGGGGCTGCTCAGGCTCTTCGAGGAAGAGATCCGGGAGCACATCATCCAGAAGCGGTGCCCTTTCGCAGGAAAGATGCACCGGACGGGAGAAGCCCATGGGCGCTGA
- a CDS encoding DUF488 family protein, producing MIRVKRIYEPPAPEDGTRILVDRLWPRGMARAEARLDEWLKEIAPSDGLRQWFGHDPGRWEEFREQYRRELAENGEILAKLKGLAATGTVTLLFAARDEEHNNATVLKELIE from the coding sequence ATGATCAGGGTCAAGCGGATATACGAACCACCGGCTCCGGAGGACGGGACGAGAATCCTCGTCGACCGGCTCTGGCCCAGGGGGATGGCGCGGGCAGAGGCGCGGCTCGACGAATGGTTGAAGGAGATCGCCCCGAGTGACGGGCTGCGGCAGTGGTTCGGCCACGACCCGGGCCGCTGGGAGGAGTTCCGAGAGCAGTATCGTCGGGAACTCGCCGAAAACGGGGAGATTCTCGCCAAACTGAAGGGTCTGGCGGCAACCGGTACGGTCACGCTCCTCTTTGCCGCCAGAGATGAAGAGCACAACAATGCCACAGTCCTGAAGGAGCTTATCGAGTAG
- a CDS encoding c-type cytochrome has product MKKTLSLAACLFAVAALATTGMASEKKTHKEGKGEKLFETHCASCHNDGGNIINPAKTLKKASLAANGIKSWKDIVAKMRNPGPGMNKFEKKDLSDKDAKAIAEYVLKEFK; this is encoded by the coding sequence ATGAAGAAGACGCTCTCACTCGCAGCCTGCCTGTTCGCCGTGGCAGCACTTGCAACCACCGGTATGGCCAGCGAAAAGAAGACGCACAAAGAGGGAAAGGGTGAGAAACTGTTCGAGACCCACTGCGCCTCGTGCCATAACGATGGCGGCAACATCATCAACCCGGCCAAGACCCTCAAGAAAGCTTCCCTGGCAGCGAACGGCATCAAGAGCTGGAAGGATATCGTTGCCAAGATGCGCAACCCCGGACCGGGCATGAACAAGTTCGAGAAAAAGGACCTCAGCGACAAGGATGCCAAGGCGATTGCGGAGTACGTCCTGAAGGAGTTCAAGTAG
- the nuoE gene encoding NADH-quinone oxidoreductase subunit NuoE, with amino-acid sequence MIPEPLKTELAGRIAHAVTPREAAVDVLKTLQAHYGWLTDEAVEEAAGLLGLSPLQVDELATFYEMLYRRPVGKRVIHVCDSISCWAMGGETMLAHLARRLGVLAGETTADGIFTLLPCCCLGNCGEGPTMIVGDTLYGRLTPESIDAIIDQERKNALHQTGTAGN; translated from the coding sequence ATGATTCCAGAACCATTGAAAACAGAGCTCGCCGGGCGCATCGCACATGCCGTCACCCCGCGGGAGGCGGCGGTGGACGTGCTGAAGACGCTGCAGGCCCACTACGGCTGGCTGACCGACGAAGCGGTGGAAGAGGCAGCCGGGCTGCTCGGCCTCTCGCCGCTGCAGGTGGACGAACTGGCCACCTTCTACGAGATGCTCTATCGCCGGCCCGTGGGGAAACGGGTGATCCATGTCTGCGACTCCATCTCCTGCTGGGCCATGGGAGGCGAGACCATGCTCGCCCATCTGGCGCGGCGCCTGGGGGTCCTGGCCGGAGAAACCACCGCCGACGGCATCTTCACCCTGCTCCCCTGCTGCTGCCTGGGGAACTGCGGCGAAGGGCCGACCATGATAGTGGGGGACACCCTGTACGGCAGGCTCACGCCCGAATCCATCGACGCAATCATCGACCAGGAGCGGAAAAACGCCCTGCACCAGACCGGCACAGCCGGAAATTAG